In one Dermacentor variabilis isolate Ectoservices chromosome 4, ASM5094787v1, whole genome shotgun sequence genomic region, the following are encoded:
- the LOC142577727 gene encoding uncharacterized protein LOC142577727, producing MASTGYDAACPSPAPPGSPGRDSLDLEQGIETASKTLLRFLYLTSFLQGVSCGILEPFCQNELAPRKVFGALASNGLHGCYILGTLLVTPWTAKLMLKDIKMRKLFSWGLFIEGACCFSYE from the exons ATGGCTAGCACCGGGTACGACGCGGCGTGCCCGAGTCCAGCGCCGCCAGGCAGCCCTGGTCGGGACAGCCTGGACTTGGAGCAGGGCATCGAGACCGCGAGCAAGACGCTGCTGCGCTTCCTGTACTTGACGTCATTCCTGCAGGGCGTGTCCTGCGGCATCCTCGAGCCCTTCTGCCAGAACGAG CTGGCTCCTCGAAAAGTATTCGGGGCACTGGCCTCCAATGGTTTGCACGGATGCTACATCCTAGGAACTCTGCTGGTAACGCCATGGACCGCAAAATTG ATGCTGAAGGACATCAAAATGAGGAAGCTATTCAGCTGGGGGCTTTTCATAGAAGGAGCCTGCTGCTTCTCTTACGAGTAA